The Paracoccus sp. TOH sequence AACGCGATCCACGCGCTGCTGCCGGCGCTGAACGCCGCCGCCGCGCTGGCCGTGGCGCTGCGATCCGGGCCGCAGGATCCGCGCTTCGCGCCGCCCTGGTCCAGCCTGCAGATCGGCACCGTCGCGGGCGGACAGGCCGTCAACATCATCCCCGACCGCGCCGAGGCGCAGATCGAGGCCCGGGCGATCCACGGCGTCGATCCCCGGGCGGTCCTGGCGCCGGTGGTCGCGGCGGCAGAGGGGCTGGCCGTGGACTGGCTGTCCTCCTATCCGGCGCTTGCGCTTGACGGCGACCACCCGCTGGCGCGGCTGTTGGCCGAGCTGACGGGCGCGACGCCCCTGGGCGCGGTCAGCTATGGCACCGAGGCCGGGCTTTACCAGCAGGCCGGGATCCCCGCGATCATCTGCGGCCCCGGCGACATCGCCCGCGCGCACCGCCCCGAGGAATACCTGACCCAAGCCGAGCTGCAGGAGACCTGCGCCCTGATCCGTCGTCTGGGACAGCGGCTTTGCGTGTGACAGCATTTTCTGCGGCGGCAGTCCTGCCATCCGCAGGACATGCCGCGCGCCCTTGCCAGATCGGCAATCCTGCGGGCGCGCCCGTGGCAGGATGGTGCCAACAAGGACAAACCGCATGACCACGACCACTGCTCTTACTGCCTTTACCCCCGCCCATCTGCCGCAGGCGCTGCGCCTGTCGCAGCAGGCCGGCTGGCCCCACCGGGCCGAGGACTGGGCGCTGACGCTGTCAACGTCGCAAGGCGTCGTGGCGCTGGACGAAGGCCGCGTGGTCGGCACCGCGCTGTGTTCGCCCTTCGGCGCGGTCGCCACGCTGAACATGATCATCGTCGATGCGGCGATGCGCGGGCGTGGCCTGGGCCGTGCGCTGATGGAGGCGATCATCGCCCTGGCCGGCGACCGCGAAATGCGCCTGATCGCCACCACGGACGGGCTGCCGCTTTACGAAAAACTCGGCTTCCGGGCCAGCGGCCAGATCGTTCAGCATCAGGGCCTTGCCATCGCAACCGCGCCGGAACGGCCCGTCGCC is a genomic window containing:
- a CDS encoding GNAT family N-acetyltransferase produces the protein MTTTTALTAFTPAHLPQALRLSQQAGWPHRAEDWALTLSTSQGVVALDEGRVVGTALCSPFGAVATLNMIIVDAAMRGRGLGRALMEAIIALAGDREMRLIATTDGLPLYEKLGFRASGQIVQHQGLAIATAPERPVATGRPADIDRLADADRAASGMDRASLLRDIAAAGAVLICDTGFALLRDFGRGRVVGPVVAPDAATARALLAEAARRCEGSFLRVDLRAEQGLGGFAATLGLAHAGGGTAMTRNPRTPAPTTQALISQALG